The DNA segment CATAACGTCAATGTATCCATCATCTATCAGATCTCTGATTACGTTTCTAAGGCCGCCGGGTACCATGGGGCCTGCAACACTTAGAAAAACTGCCGTGTCTTCATCAGCCATTACATCTGCAAGGAGCTCTGTGGCCCTGTAAAGTCTTCCAGCACCTAGAACACCTGATTTTCCCATTTGTTCAACGAGTTCCAGTACGCTCATTTTGTCCTGGATTTTCATGTGGTTTATCTTCAGTTTAAGCATCTCCAAAAATTTTAATTCAAAAAAGAATAAGATTTCAAGCTGAAATCCCTGTAAAATTCATTGAATGAGTATTGATCTTTAAAAATAGTTTAGGTTTTGATGTATTTAAAATTAATTTTTCCATGAAAAAATTTTATAAAATTTTATAAAAAGTAGTGTGTATTATTTAATTCCTGCTATTTTATCCAGGAGATCCGTTCTTGTAACGATACCAAATGATTTATCGTCTACAACCACGATCAACCTTCCTATATGGTTTTTGTTCATGATCTCTATGGCATCTGCAATCATCACGTCTTTTTCAACGGTTATTAGGTGTTTGGACATGACTTCAGTTACCTGGGAGTGCTCATTACCCTCTGCAAGGGCCTTTGTAATATCGCTGAGGGTTAAAATTCCTAAAATTTTATTTTCATCATCTGTTACTGGCGCTCCCTCTATATTTTCATGGGTTAAAAGTTTTGCAGCTTCTTTTAGACTCATGGAATGATTTATCTTTATGATTTCAAAGGTTGCAATTTCCATGACAGTTTTTTTAGGTATGCTCCGTATTGCAGTTGTGTCGAGAAGCAGGATGTTGTCCATGTCGTCCCTTCCAACAATGACCCCATCAACAATGAGCTTGTTTACAGGTGTTGGTCCCACCCTTATCTTGTCACCCAGGTCCAGGGTCTTGATGTTTCCAACGGCCTTTACAGCTGCTTCACATTCACCTGGATGTGGCACACTTGTGAACTCTATCTTGGCAACTGAAATGTCTTTGAGCTTTTTACCACCTTTATATATGGGTACATGGGATTCCTTGTTGCTGTCTGAGATGTTAAGGGTGTGATAAGCTTTCACAGTTGGTTTGTAACCTCCTCTT comes from the Methanobacterium aggregans genome and includes:
- a CDS encoding CBS domain-containing protein, giving the protein MLTSVQKEILQSLINLYRNAEGKSIKGEEIAEVMNRNPGTIRNQMQSLRSLGLVKGVPGPRGGYKPTVKAYHTLNISDSNKESHVPIYKGGKKLKDISVAKIEFTSVPHPGECEAAVKAVGNIKTLDLGDKIRVGPTPVNKLIVDGVIVGRDDMDNILLLDTTAIRSIPKKTVMEIATFEIIKINHSMSLKEAAKLLTHENIEGAPVTDDENKILGILTLSDITKALAEGNEHSQVTEVMSKHLITVEKDVMIADAIEIMNKNHIGRLIVVVDDKSFGIVTRTDLLDKIAGIK